One window of Triticum dicoccoides isolate Atlit2015 ecotype Zavitan chromosome 5A, WEW_v2.0, whole genome shotgun sequence genomic DNA carries:
- the LOC119298890 gene encoding methyl-CpG-binding domain-containing protein 11-like, which yields MATGGDHAAEELVSVEMPAPEGWTKKFTPQSRGRSEIVFVSPTGEEIKNKRQLNSYLKANPGGPTSSEFDWSTGDTPRRSARISEKVKVFDSPQGEKIPKRSRNSSGRKGKQEKKEDPETEEDKEAEAGKEAPSEDAAKSTDVEMTVAEAIDAAKSTDVEMKPAEANDAAKSADVEMKVAEEVKAAPSEDAGKPEDSTPAPAEHKEDVKPAESDAAPVPAAEDKNEDVKPTESDAPPAPTVEDKKEDAKPAEADAPPAPAVEDKEDAKPAEADAPPAPAEADAPPAPAVEDKEDAKPYEADAPPAPAVEDKDDAKPAEADAASAPAVEDKKEDVKPSEADAPPPVSSEEVKIEEAPLVSLEGAKTEEVAPPASKPTENSVVAPSEPAIAPAPAAVSETKSDAAAVDSQPGAATNESPSAVNNGQLSPGASTVKCT from the exons ATGGCCACCGGCGGCGACCACGCGGCGGAGGAGCTCGTGTCCGTCGAGATGCCCGCGCCCGAGGGATGGACCAAGAAG TTTACTCCCCAGAGCAGGGGAAGATCTGAGATTGTTTTTGtttcaccaactggagaggaaattaagaaCAAGAGGCAGCTGAACAGCTATCTGAAGGCAAACCCTGGAGGCCCCACTTCATcggagtttgactggtcaactg GTGATACCCCAAGGCGTTCTGCTCGGATTAGCGAGAAAGTGAAGGTATTTGATAGCCCTCAGGGTGAAAAGATACCAAAGCGCAGTAGGAACTCAAGTGGCAGGAAGGGGAAGCAAGAGAAAAAGGAGGATCCTGAAACTGAAGAAGACAAAGAAGCTGAAGCGGGCAAGGAGgcccctagtgaagatgctgcaaaGAGCACTGATGTGGAGATGACGGTTGCTGAGGCGATTGATGCTGCAAAGAGCACTGATGTGGAGATGAAGCCTGCCGAGGCGAATGATGCTGCAAAAAGCGCAGATGTGGAGATGAAAGTTGCTGAAGAGGTGAAAGCTGCTCCTAGTGAAGATGCAGGGAAGCCTGAAGACTCCACTCCAGCACCTGCAGAACACAAGGAAGATGTCAAACCAGCTGAGTCTGATGCCGCTCCGGTACCAGCGGCGGAGGACAAGAATGAAGATGTCAAACCTACTGAGTCTGATGCCCCTCCAGCACCAACAGTGGAAGACAAGAAGGAAGATGCCAAGCCAGCTGAGGCCGATGCCCCTCCGGCACCagcggttgaagacaaggaagacgCTAAGCCAGCTGAGGCTGATGCCCCTCCGGCACCAGCTGAGGCCGATGCCCCTCCGGCACCagcggttgaagacaaggaagacgCTAAGCCATATGAGGCTGATGCCCCTCCGGCACCAGCAGTTGAAGACAAGGATGATGCTAAGCCAGCTGAGGCTGATGCTGCTTCGGCACCAGCAGTGGAAGACAAGAAGGAAGATGTCAAGCCATCTGAGGCTGATGCCCCTCCTCCGGTGAGTTCGGAGGAGGTGAAGATAGAGGAAGCTCCTCTGGTGAGTTTGGAGGGGGCGAAGACAGAGGAAGTAGCCCCTCCAGCGAGCAAGCCAACTGAGAACTCAGTTGTTGCTCCCAGCGAGCCAGCTATTGCTCCTGCTCCTGCTGCAGTATCCGAAACCAAATCAGATGCTGCCGCAGTAGACAGCCAACCTGGTGCGGCCACCAATGAGTCGCCGTCCGCCGTCAACAATGGGCAGCTGTCGCCTGGCGCCTCGACGGTGAAGTGCACCTGA
- the LOC119298892 gene encoding putative RING-H2 finger protein ATL71 — MAALEIAFAAISVAAIIAIAYFLHTCSREATPVPMPMPPGAEETAAAAGDVELQQAGMDEAAISALPKVVVHASGGEASSSSTSCAVCLGEYDRGDVLRVLPDCAHSFHRPCVDQWLRLRPSCPVCRTPPSTPAPAAASPSQT, encoded by the coding sequence ATGGCGGCGCTGGAGATCGCCTTCGCCGCCATCAGCGTCGCGGCCATCATCGCCATTGCCTACTTCCTCCACACGTGCTCGCGGGAGGCCACGCCCGTGCCGATGCCGATGCCGCCCGGCGCGGAGGAGACGGCGGCCGCCGCCGGCGACGTCGAGCTGCAGCAGGCGGGGATGGACGAGGCCGCGATCAGCGCGCTGCCCAAGGTGGTGGTGCACGCGAGCGGCGGGGAAGCGTCCTCGTCGTCCACGAGCTGTGCGGTGTGCCTGGGCGAGTACGACCGGGGGGACGTGCTGCGGGTGCTGCCGGACTGCGCGCACTCGTTCCACCGGCCGTGCGTCGACCAGTGGCTGCGCCTTCGCCCCAGCTGCCCCGTCTGCCGCACGCCGCCGTCCACGCCGGCGCCGGCAGCCGCCTCGCCGAGCCAAACGTGA